The Lycium barbarum isolate Lr01 chromosome 9, ASM1917538v2, whole genome shotgun sequence genome has a segment encoding these proteins:
- the LOC132610633 gene encoding membrane protein PM19L-like, whose translation MARTVARSLAGPLLFLNLLMYLITLGFASWCLNKFINGQTNHPSFGGNGATMFFLIFAILASVLGIISKLLGANHLRAWRNDSLAAAGSSAIIAWAVTALAFGLACKQINIGGWRGWRLRVLEGFTIVLGITELLYVLMLHAGWFNSTYGPGYRDNEYGVGAPHGGAGVGDKGTGYTGARV comes from the exons ATGGCAAGGACAGTGGCAAGAAGCTTAGCAGGACCTTTGTTGTTTTTAAACTTACTAATGTATCTCATCACTTTGGGTTTTGCTAGTTGGTGTCTCAACAAATTTATCAATGGCCAAACCAATCATCCTA GTTTCGGAGGAAACGGAGCGACAATGTTCTTCCTAATATTCGCGATATTAGCATCGGTGTTGGGAATAATATCGAAGCTGCTAGGTGCAAATCATCTAAGGGCATGGAGAAATGACAGTCTTGCTGCAGCTGGTTCCTCTGCTATAATAGCATGGGCTGTAACTGCACTTGCATTCGG attGGCATGCAAGCAGATAAACATAGGAGGATGGAGAGGATGGAGGctaagagttcttgaaggttttaCTATAGTTCTTGGAATCACTGAACTACTTTATGTTCTCATGCTTCATGCTGGATGGTTCAACAGTACCTACGGTCCAGGCTACAGGGATAACGAGTACGGCGTCGGTGCACCACATGGCGGAGCCGGAGTAGGAGACAAGGGTACCGGTTACACCGGAGCTAGGGTGTAG